The Planctellipticum variicoloris DNA window AGACCGGTGTCTGCCGGGGAGCCTCCAGCTCGCAATCGGCCCAAGTGGCGGAATTGGCAGACGCGCTAGGTTGAGGGCCTAGTGGTAGCAATACCGTGCAGGTTCAAGTCCTGTCTTGGGCACTTTGGTGCGAAAGGGTTTACGACGACAGCCCCGCAATGATGCGCGTTTCGCCGCCTAGTGAAGCCGGGCGAAATAGGAAAGGCCGTCGCAGGTCGTAGCGGACCGAGAGCAGGAGAACACAACACGCCGGTCGGACTCACAAGCTGAGACCGATCGGCGTGTTTTCGTTCAGGGGGTGGCCGGATGGGGCCAGGGGTCAAACTCGATCAGTTCGTGACGGAGACGCTCGTTGACATCGTCAAGGGAGTCATCGCAGCCCGGTACGTGATTGAAGAGAGCGGTGGTCGTGTCGCGTCGAAGACGAAGAACACACTTCAGTTTCCGAGAGAAGTGTCGGGATCGCTGACCTCGAAGGCTGAAGCCTTGGGGATCAGCGAATCGGTTGCGTTCGATCTCGCAGTGACGACGCGATCCGAGTCGACGTCAAACAAGAGTGGCCAGGTTCAGGTCTGGGTCTTGCAAGCCGGAGGAGGAGAGGACAGTTCGATCATGGGAGAGCAAGTCAGCAGGATTCGTTTTTCAGTACCTCTGACGTTCCCCCCGTCGCAAGCAGATCACTAGCAAACTGGACCTCCAGTCGAATGACGCACTCCATCAGGATGTAGTCCACACGTTCGTCATTCAGTTCCGCGTGACGCAGCAGTAGCTCCAGGAGTCTCCTTCGCGCCTCGATCAGCAGTGCCCCCGCGACAACCTCCTGACCAAATTCAGAACTGACCGCAGTTCCCATTTCGCGAAATCGCGGTATATTTCAGGAATGAATATCGTGACTGACGACGAAGTAAAAGAACACCTCTCGGCCAACCTGCAGCGGCTGCTGTCGTTGCGCGGCTGGACCGGTGTCAAACTGGCTCAGGAGAGCGGCGAAAGTCAGCCTACAATTTCGAGACTGCTCCACGGCGACCATGTGCCGAAGGTCGGCACGCTAACCCGCGTCGCGGCAGCGTTGGACACGTCGGTGGACTATCTGCTCTCTGATCCACAGGCCGCGTCGAAGCCTCCCCGGAAGCGCGAATTTGTAGAAACCGCTTGACAGAGAATATTCAAAACTGAATACTGCTCCCCGTCGCACTGACGGAGGGGCTGCGGAATCGGTAAACGCCGGTCGTCTTCCCGAGGTGCGGAGGACGGTCGGCGTTCTGCATTTGGCACTGACCGGGCCTCGCCTGTGACGTGGTTGTTTTGCCACGTCACGGGTGGAAATGTGAACTACGCTTCACGCCGGACGGAGCCTTCCAGATGTTTTCACGGATGTACGCCTTCGCACATTGCGGAGCGATCCTGATGAGCATTGCCCTCGGGCAAACCATACCCGCCTCCGAGCGGTTCAACGCCCTGTTTTCGCCAGCCGCTCCGGCGGCGTCTTCTTCCCCTTCAGCTTCGGAGACCGACCTCCCGCGCCGGATGGAGCCTGGAATGCAGTGGATCATTCTGCGGGAATTGTTCGTCGATCGACTGGAGACGAAGTCCCCGAGAGCGACTTACAACCAGAACGTCCGCCGCGTGCTGATCCGCTTCACCGACTACCGGGGACTGATCGGACGGGACATTCGGGAAATCACGCAGATCGACCTCGAACAGTACGTCTCCCGACGCCGCAAAGACCTGTGGCGCGGAAAGCCCCTGAGCGCGGTGACGATCAATAACGAGATCGCCATCCTGAACGCGATCTTCGCCTGGTGTGGTCCGCGCGAGTCCCGCGGAACTGGTCGCAGCAACCTCGAACTGCTCGCGCGGCCCCCGTACCTCGACCCGCTCCCGGAAGACGACGTTGTTCCCGTGCTGCTGACGCCGGAGCGGATCTCCGCCTGCCTGGCTGCCACGCGCTACGCGACGACGCCCAGGATCGAAGGCTGTTCGCCGCGGACGTTCTGGACTTGTGCCCTGTTGCTCGATTCGCTGACGCTCCTGCGGCGTGGGGCGCTGCTGCAGATCCCGCGGCCGGACGACGTGGAACTGCTGGAGCTGAAGCAGATTCCGTTGCCGGCCCGCTACAACAAGCGGCGGCGGGACGAATGGGTCTCCCTCGGCACGCGTCGCGAGCTGGTCGAGTTATTCGCCTCGCTCCCCAGCCTGCCGGGCGAACCGTTGTTGCCCTGGATCGATCGTCGGGGGCGACGCATGAGCCTGAGCCACTTCTCGCGCTCGCTGAAGGAGTTTCAGATCAAGGCCGGCATTCTGCCAGAGGATTGCGTGCGGCTGAAGAACCTGCGATCGACGTCGGCCACGCTGGTCGGCGATCAGTTCAACGACGGCGTGGCCAAGCGGAAGCTGAAGCAATCGCCCGCGTCGCGGGTGTTCGAACGGCACTACAAGTCCCGCGCTCCCACGGCCGCGGAAGCGGCTGCCACCGATTTTCTGCTCGATCGGTTCCTGTCGGCGGCAGGAACCGCCGGCCTGTCCTGATTCACGGACGTCGGTCGGTGCTCCCGATGGTCGGGCGCATGTCGCCCGGCCGACGTCCGTTCTTTCCAACGGCCGAAAGGATTCCGCCATGTTGCATCGTTCGCTCAGCCCGTGACCCAGCGCCGGACGCCGGTGCAGATCCATCCGGTTTACTCCTTCGCGGGTGGCCTCTGCGTCCTGGCCGGCGTCCGGCGTTTTGATTCAGAGGGTCGGGGGGCGTAGCCCCGTCCCGAGCCTGCGTCGCTCGTCTCTCACCCGGTTCCCATCCCGGCCGGGACTCACGCTTCGGCGCAGTGCTTTCAACTCGGCGCGCATCGCTTCGCAACTTCTGCGCTCGCGGTGCGCGCCGACCTTCGTTCGGAGCCCGAACCGTGAACCAGCCTGACGCCGACTTTCGTTTCATCCCGGTCGACATGGCCGCCCAGATCGGCCGCGACTGCCGCAAGGATCAGGTGATCGTCCTCTCCTTCGATCAGTCCTGCGGCATGCTGGCCACCGCGACCTGGGGCAACACGCCCGAGGACAAGATCGCCGCCGCCAGGACAGGCGAATCGCTGACGGCTCTCGTCGGTGGCGACATTCACCGATCCCTCTGCAACGCCGACTTCCGACACGTCCCCGCCGCCGAGGCGGCCGCACGAATCGACGTGCTGCTGCAGCAGCTTCGAGAGGCCCGCGATTTGATCGAGAACGAACTCGATCGGTCGGCCCGCAGACTCCCCGTCGAGCGGTTTGCGGAGAAGTGGAACGCCCGCGGCCTCCCGTTCTCCGGGGAACAGTGGGAACGGTCCGCTCAGTCCTGGCTCGATCGCATTGATTCCCTAGCGCCCCCGACCCCGCTCTGAAAGGTTCCTTCAATGCTCTACATGACGCCCAAGGAAGCCGAGCAAATCGTGATCGGCGATTGCATCACGCTCACGATCGTCCGCCGTGGCAGCAACGTACGGATCGGGATCGACGCGCCCCGCGAGATCCCGATCCGC harbors:
- a CDS encoding helix-turn-helix domain-containing protein, translating into MTDDEVKEHLSANLQRLLSLRGWTGVKLAQESGESQPTISRLLHGDHVPKVGTLTRVAAALDTSVDYLLSDPQAASKPPRKREFVETA
- a CDS encoding carbon storage regulator produces the protein MLYMTPKEAEQIVIGDCITLTIVRRGSNVRIGIDAPREIPIRRQNVLTSPPTPVPFDVPTWPVVTVADAASLEVAKQQLGAA